Proteins encoded by one window of Streptacidiphilus sp. PB12-B1b:
- a CDS encoding DUF3039 domain-containing protein: protein MSTLEPQHQPERGGSTGTLVEPVPQVSHGDGDHERFAHYVKRDKIMDSALSGSPVVALCGKVWVPGRDPKKYPVCPMCKEIFEGLDGGGDKDKAGKGGKDS, encoded by the coding sequence ATGAGCACCCTTGAGCCCCAGCACCAGCCCGAGCGCGGCGGCAGCACCGGCACCCTGGTGGAGCCGGTCCCCCAGGTATCCCACGGCGACGGCGATCACGAGCGGTTCGCGCACTACGTGAAGCGCGACAAGATCATGGACAGCGCGCTGTCCGGCTCGCCGGTCGTGGCGCTGTGCGGCAAGGTCTGGGTGCCCGGGCGCGACCCGAAGAAGTACCCGGTCTGCCCCATGTGCAAGGAGATCTTCGAGGGCCTCGACGGCGGCGGGGACAAGGACAAGGCCGGCAAGGGCGGCAAGGACAGCTGA
- a CDS encoding beta-N-acetylhexosaminidase has product MDLIPAPLSLESPARPGVFRLDAATTLDGGPGTEGVRRRLRAELGAATGYELLPATGGGAATAVELELADGLEPEGYRLEVTADRVRITGGAAAGLFWGAQTLRQLLGPEAHRRAPLRCDGWTVPCLTVADRPRFGWRGVLLDVARHFLPKADVLRYLDLLAAHKLNVLHLHLTDDQGWRIEVRRYPRLTGAGAWRERSMVGYRGGVPDGLLPEGVAGTPRDGRRRDDRPHGGFYTQDDLREIVAYAAERQITVVPEIDVPGHAQAAIAAYPELGNHDVVDTAALATWTDWGINHNVLNVEDGTLRFYEHVLEEVLEIFPSTFIHLGGDECPKEQWKASASAQARIEELGLANEDELQSWFIRHFDAWLAARGRRLIGWDEILDGGLAPGAAVSSWRGYRAGITAARAGHDVVMCPEQQVYLDHRQAPGEDEPVPVGWVRSLEDVYRFEPLPPELRTDPDAAAHVIGTQANLWTEFMDDARDVDYHAFPRLAAFAEVAWSQLPQQSAERDYAGFEARLRGHLARLDALGVEYRPQSGPHPWQRRPGVPGRPIEGLPPLV; this is encoded by the coding sequence ATGGACCTCATACCTGCCCCGCTGTCCCTGGAGAGCCCCGCCCGGCCCGGCGTCTTCCGCCTGGACGCGGCCACCACCCTGGACGGCGGCCCGGGGACCGAGGGGGTCAGGCGCCGGCTGCGCGCCGAGCTGGGGGCGGCGACCGGCTACGAGCTGCTGCCCGCGACCGGCGGCGGCGCGGCCACCGCCGTCGAGCTGGAGCTGGCGGACGGCCTGGAGCCGGAGGGCTACCGGCTGGAGGTGACCGCCGACCGGGTGCGGATCACCGGCGGGGCCGCCGCCGGGCTGTTCTGGGGCGCGCAGACGCTGCGTCAACTGCTCGGCCCCGAGGCCCACCGGCGCGCCCCGCTCAGGTGCGACGGCTGGACCGTCCCCTGCCTCACCGTCGCCGACCGGCCCCGCTTCGGCTGGCGCGGCGTGCTGCTAGACGTCGCCCGGCACTTCCTGCCCAAGGCCGACGTGCTGCGCTACCTCGACCTGCTGGCCGCGCACAAGCTCAACGTGCTGCACCTGCACCTCACCGACGACCAGGGCTGGCGGATCGAGGTGCGGCGCTACCCCCGGCTGACCGGGGCCGGGGCCTGGCGCGAGCGGTCCATGGTCGGCTACCGCGGCGGCGTCCCCGACGGCCTGCTGCCCGAGGGCGTCGCCGGAACCCCCCGGGACGGCCGCCGACGCGACGACCGGCCGCACGGCGGCTTCTACACCCAGGACGACCTGCGCGAGATCGTCGCCTACGCCGCCGAGCGGCAGATCACCGTCGTCCCCGAGATCGACGTCCCGGGCCACGCCCAGGCCGCCATCGCCGCCTACCCGGAGCTGGGCAACCACGACGTGGTGGACACCGCCGCGCTGGCCACCTGGACCGACTGGGGCATCAACCACAACGTGCTCAACGTCGAGGACGGCACGCTGCGCTTCTACGAGCACGTGCTGGAGGAGGTCCTGGAGATCTTCCCCTCGACCTTCATCCACCTCGGCGGTGACGAGTGCCCCAAGGAGCAGTGGAAGGCCAGCGCCTCCGCCCAGGCCCGGATCGAGGAGTTGGGGCTGGCCAACGAGGACGAGCTGCAGAGCTGGTTCATCCGGCACTTCGACGCCTGGCTGGCCGCCCGCGGACGCCGGCTGATCGGCTGGGACGAGATCCTCGACGGCGGCCTGGCCCCCGGCGCGGCCGTCTCCTCCTGGCGCGGCTACCGGGCCGGGATCACCGCCGCCCGGGCCGGCCACGACGTGGTCATGTGCCCGGAGCAGCAGGTCTACCTGGACCACCGGCAGGCCCCGGGCGAGGACGAGCCGGTCCCGGTCGGCTGGGTGCGCTCGCTGGAGGACGTCTACCGGTTCGAGCCGCTGCCGCCGGAGCTGCGCACCGACCCGGACGCCGCCGCGCATGTGATCGGCACTCAGGCCAACCTGTGGACGGAGTTCATGGACGACGCCCGCGACGTGGACTACCACGCCTTCCCCCGGCTGGCGGCCTTCGCCGAGGTGGCCTGGTCGCAGCTGCCGCAGCAGTCCGCCGAGCGGGACTACGCCGGATTCGAGGCCCGGCTGCGCGGCCACCTGGCCCGGCTGGACGCGCTCGGCGTCGAGTACCGCCCGCAGTCCGGGCCGCACCCGTGGCAGCGCCGCCCGGGGGTGCCGGGTCGTCCGATCGAGGGGCTGCCGCCGCTGGTCTGA
- a CDS encoding xanthine dehydrogenase family protein subunit M, translating to MLPSSLDEAVAALAASPAAVPVAGGTDLMGAVNAGLLRPMALIGLGRINELRGWQYQDGSAQLGAGLTHARMGRPDFAALMPALAAAARTAGPPQVRNAGTLGGNIVTADPAGDTLPVLAALEASVTLVGPEGAREVPVSHLLTGLDPLRGGELLGYVRIPLLHAPQVFLKATNRTGPARASASVALVLDPARRAVRCAVGAVAPVPLRPLEAEQWVSGCIDWDGDRAIDPAAAAAFGEYVASACVPEPPGGPDGGAAVTVARLRRTVAVLARRALGRALA from the coding sequence ATGCTCCCGTCCTCGCTGGACGAGGCCGTCGCGGCACTGGCGGCCTCGCCCGCCGCCGTGCCCGTGGCCGGCGGGACCGACCTCATGGGCGCCGTCAACGCGGGTCTGCTGCGCCCGATGGCACTGATCGGGCTGGGACGCATCAACGAGCTGCGCGGCTGGCAGTACCAGGACGGCTCGGCGCAGCTCGGCGCCGGACTCACCCACGCCCGCATGGGCCGCCCCGACTTCGCCGCGCTGATGCCCGCCCTGGCCGCCGCCGCCCGCACCGCCGGCCCGCCGCAGGTCCGCAACGCCGGGACGCTGGGCGGCAACATCGTCACCGCCGACCCGGCCGGGGATACCCTGCCGGTGCTGGCGGCGCTGGAGGCGTCGGTCACCCTGGTCGGCCCGGAGGGCGCCCGCGAGGTCCCGGTCAGCCACCTGCTCACCGGCCTCGACCCGCTGCGCGGCGGCGAACTCCTCGGCTACGTGCGGATTCCGCTGCTGCACGCCCCGCAGGTGTTCCTCAAGGCCACCAACCGGACCGGGCCCGCCCGGGCCTCCGCCTCGGTCGCGCTGGTGCTGGACCCGGCCCGGCGCGCGGTGCGCTGCGCGGTCGGCGCGGTCGCCCCGGTGCCGCTGCGGCCGCTGGAGGCCGAGCAGTGGGTCTCCGGCTGCATCGACTGGGACGGCGACCGGGCCATAGACCCCGCTGCCGCGGCGGCCTTCGGCGAGTACGTCGCCTCGGCCTGCGTCCCGGAGCCGCCCGGCGGCCCGGACGGGGGGGCGGCCGTCACGGTCGCCCGGCTGCGTCGTACCGTGGCTGTACTGGCCCGCCGCGCACTCGGGAGGGCGCTCGCGTGA
- a CDS encoding 2Fe-2S iron-sulfur cluster-binding protein, translating into MTDFLATSAMTAPASGNGGFGTDESPRASYTLRVNGVERPVADAWIGESLLYVLRERLGLAGAKGGCDQGECGACSVQLDGQLTAACLIPAALAADSEIRTVEGLADDGTASDVQRALAGSGAVQCGYCVPGLAMAVHDLLERNHQPTELESREALCGNLCRCTGYRGALAAVQAVAQSRAEQAEADAEPDESTAPVAEQQSPQPPASGLPLPKQSASEPLPSEQLPFEPQPSGVPQAAEEPSAVGPGQPPHPEQQPYPAGPAGYPEPGYPADQGYPGGPPYPGEQPFTGDQFPGEQFSGDPFTGEQPFPGGPFTGEQPFPEPQFAGHGHGQAHGQAQSHSQSQGHGQAQSQGHGYGGQAPYVELPQQQGPPEDRPQPQGPPEDRPQPQYEYQPTTGVYPDAAGYGADPGTYAVPHQQTPAAPEAGA; encoded by the coding sequence GTGACTGACTTTCTGGCAACTTCGGCGATGACCGCGCCCGCCTCCGGCAACGGCGGTTTTGGTACGGACGAGTCGCCCCGGGCCTCGTACACGCTGCGGGTCAACGGGGTGGAGCGGCCGGTCGCGGACGCCTGGATCGGCGAGAGCCTGCTGTACGTGCTGCGCGAGCGGCTCGGCCTGGCGGGCGCCAAGGGCGGCTGCGACCAGGGCGAGTGCGGCGCCTGCTCGGTGCAGCTGGACGGCCAGCTGACGGCGGCCTGCCTGATCCCCGCGGCGCTGGCGGCGGACAGCGAGATCCGCACCGTCGAGGGGCTCGCCGACGACGGCACCGCCTCGGACGTGCAGCGGGCGCTGGCCGGGAGCGGCGCGGTGCAGTGCGGCTACTGCGTGCCCGGCCTGGCGATGGCCGTGCACGACCTGCTGGAGCGCAACCACCAGCCGACCGAGCTGGAGTCCCGCGAGGCGCTGTGCGGCAACCTGTGCCGCTGCACCGGATACCGGGGCGCGCTGGCGGCCGTGCAGGCGGTGGCGCAGAGCCGGGCGGAGCAGGCGGAGGCCGACGCCGAGCCGGACGAGAGCACCGCTCCGGTCGCGGAGCAGCAGTCTCCCCAGCCCCCGGCGTCCGGACTGCCGCTGCCCAAGCAGTCGGCCTCCGAACCGCTGCCGTCCGAGCAGCTGCCGTTCGAGCCGCAGCCGTCCGGTGTGCCGCAGGCCGCCGAGGAGCCCTCGGCGGTCGGCCCCGGCCAGCCGCCCCACCCGGAGCAGCAGCCCTACCCGGCCGGTCCCGCCGGCTACCCGGAGCCGGGCTACCCGGCCGACCAGGGCTACCCCGGCGGCCCGCCCTACCCGGGCGAGCAGCCCTTCACCGGCGACCAGTTCCCCGGCGAGCAGTTCTCCGGTGACCCGTTCACCGGCGAGCAGCCGTTCCCGGGCGGACCGTTCACCGGCGAGCAGCCCTTCCCCGAGCCGCAGTTCGCCGGGCACGGACACGGCCAGGCACACGGCCAGGCGCAGAGCCACAGTCAGAGCCAGGGCCACGGCCAGGCGCAGAGCCAGGGCCACGGCTACGGCGGCCAGGCCCCGTACGTCGAGCTGCCGCAGCAGCAGGGCCCGCCCGAGGACCGGCCGCAGCCGCAGGGCCCGCCCGAGGACCGGCCGCAGCCGCAGTACGAGTACCAGCCCACCACCGGTGTGTACCCGGACGCGGCCGGCTACGGCGCCGACCCCGGCACGTATGCCGTGCCGCACCAGCAGACCCCCGCCGCCCCGGAGGCCGGAGCATGA
- a CDS encoding xanthine dehydrogenase family protein molybdopterin-binding subunit: MTTPASEGESLGPLPGVPQGAPGSATGAALGTVVGAAPAASATLAGLPEQKSSDNGLGSSPMRADALAKTMGVYPYAADLWAEGLLWGAVTRSPYAHARIVSVDIGPALAVPGVHAVVTAADLRPGPAGLPDGAPSGPIAQDRPVFAVDVVRHHGEPVAAVAADHPDTARLAAAAVVVVYEPLEPLTDPEQAFAAPAIHPDGNLFRHLPVRFGDPEAAGAVVVEGLYRVGRQDPAPIGAEAGLAVPRPDGGVELHVASTDPHGDRDRAAHCLGLEPDRVRLVVSGVPGATADREDVGFQVALGLLAIRTGHPVKMVLTREESFLTHAHRHPALLRYRHHADVEGRLVKVEAQLLLDGGAYAEVSSEALAAAAALAAGPYVVPHVFVDAWAVRTNNPPAGRMRGEGALQTCFAYESQLDQLAAALDLDPLEIRRRNAMSTGDLLPTGQAVTCPAPVRELLDAVAAEPLPPLPVDQPDDEWLLPGGPGGAGDPAAVRRGIGYAVGMVHMLGAEGADEVSTASVRVTGSQASVMCTAVDTGTGFSTLARQIVQDVLGVTDVYIAPVDTDQPAAGPSARGRQTWVSGGAVERAALMVRHQLLQPLAVQFGMSPELLTISDGKITSYDGVLGMPVLQALEDKDLWATAQCRPHPTEPLNPETGQGDAFVGLAFCAMRAVVDVDVELGTVRVVELAVAQDVGRALNPEQIAARIEAGATQGLGLALMEELVSDGGRIVNPSFTRYRLPTALDAPEVRIAALLEERDVVAPFGAKAVGAAPAAVSPAAVAAAVRAATGRPVNRLPIPPEDIAG, from the coding sequence ATGACCACCCCAGCCAGCGAAGGCGAGAGCCTGGGGCCCCTCCCCGGCGTACCGCAGGGCGCCCCCGGCAGCGCGACCGGCGCCGCCCTGGGCACGGTGGTCGGCGCCGCCCCCGCCGCCTCGGCGACCCTGGCCGGGCTGCCGGAGCAGAAGTCCTCCGACAACGGCCTGGGCTCCTCGCCGATGCGCGCCGACGCCCTGGCCAAGACCATGGGCGTCTACCCGTACGCCGCCGACCTGTGGGCCGAGGGCCTGCTCTGGGGCGCGGTCACCCGCTCCCCGTACGCCCACGCCCGGATCGTGTCGGTGGACATCGGCCCGGCCCTGGCCGTCCCCGGCGTGCACGCCGTGGTCACCGCCGCCGACCTGCGCCCGGGCCCGGCGGGCCTGCCCGACGGCGCGCCCAGCGGGCCGATCGCCCAGGACCGGCCGGTGTTCGCGGTCGACGTGGTGCGCCACCACGGCGAGCCGGTCGCCGCCGTGGCCGCCGACCACCCCGACACCGCCCGGCTCGCCGCGGCGGCCGTGGTCGTCGTCTACGAGCCGCTGGAGCCGCTGACCGACCCCGAGCAGGCGTTCGCCGCCCCGGCGATCCACCCCGACGGCAACCTCTTCCGCCACCTGCCGGTGCGCTTCGGCGACCCGGAGGCGGCCGGGGCGGTCGTGGTCGAGGGCCTGTACCGGGTGGGCCGCCAGGACCCGGCGCCGATCGGCGCCGAGGCGGGCCTGGCCGTGCCGCGCCCGGACGGCGGCGTGGAGCTGCACGTCGCCAGCACCGACCCGCACGGCGACCGCGACCGGGCCGCGCACTGCCTGGGGCTGGAGCCGGACCGGGTCCGGCTGGTCGTCAGCGGCGTCCCCGGCGCCACCGCCGACCGCGAGGACGTCGGCTTCCAGGTGGCCCTGGGCCTGCTGGCGATCCGCACCGGGCACCCGGTGAAGATGGTGCTGACCCGCGAGGAGTCCTTCCTGACCCATGCGCACCGCCACCCGGCGCTGCTGCGCTACCGGCACCACGCCGACGTCGAGGGCCGGCTGGTGAAGGTCGAGGCGCAGCTGCTGCTGGACGGCGGCGCGTACGCCGAGGTGTCCAGCGAGGCGCTGGCGGCGGCCGCCGCCCTGGCCGCCGGGCCGTACGTGGTGCCGCACGTCTTCGTGGACGCCTGGGCGGTGCGCACCAACAACCCGCCGGCCGGGCGGATGCGCGGCGAGGGCGCGCTGCAGACCTGCTTCGCCTACGAGTCGCAGCTGGACCAGCTGGCGGCCGCGCTCGACCTGGACCCGCTGGAGATCCGCCGCCGCAACGCCATGTCCACCGGCGACCTGCTGCCCACCGGCCAGGCCGTGACCTGCCCGGCGCCGGTCCGCGAGCTGCTGGACGCGGTCGCCGCCGAGCCGCTGCCGCCGTTGCCGGTGGACCAGCCGGACGACGAGTGGCTGCTGCCCGGCGGCCCCGGCGGCGCGGGCGATCCGGCCGCGGTGCGGCGCGGCATCGGCTACGCCGTGGGCATGGTGCACATGCTCGGCGCGGAGGGCGCCGACGAGGTCTCCACCGCGTCGGTACGGGTCACCGGCTCGCAGGCGTCGGTGATGTGCACGGCCGTGGACACCGGCACCGGCTTCTCAACGCTGGCCCGGCAGATCGTCCAGGACGTCCTGGGCGTCACCGACGTCTACATCGCGCCGGTCGACACCGACCAGCCCGCCGCCGGGCCCTCGGCACGCGGACGGCAGACCTGGGTGTCCGGCGGCGCCGTCGAGCGCGCCGCGCTGATGGTCCGGCACCAGCTGCTGCAGCCGCTGGCGGTGCAGTTCGGCATGTCGCCGGAGCTGCTCACCATCAGCGACGGCAAGATCACCTCCTACGACGGGGTGCTCGGCATGCCGGTGCTGCAGGCCCTGGAGGACAAGGACCTGTGGGCCACCGCGCAGTGCCGCCCGCACCCGACCGAGCCGCTGAACCCGGAGACCGGGCAGGGCGACGCCTTCGTCGGGCTGGCGTTCTGCGCCATGCGCGCGGTCGTGGACGTGGACGTGGAGCTGGGCACGGTACGGGTGGTGGAACTGGCCGTGGCGCAGGACGTCGGCCGGGCGCTGAACCCGGAGCAGATCGCCGCCCGGATCGAGGCCGGGGCGACCCAGGGCCTGGGCCTGGCGCTGATGGAGGAGCTGGTCAGCGACGGCGGACGGATCGTCAACCCGTCCTTCACCCGCTACCGGCTGCCGACCGCGCTGGACGCCCCCGAGGTGCGGATCGCGGCGCTGCTGGAGGAACGCGACGTGGTCGCGCCGTTCGGCGCCAAGGCGGTCGGCGCCGCCCCGGCGGCGGTCTCCCCGGCGGCGGTGGCGGCGGCGGTGCGGGCGGCCACCGGCCGACCGGTGAACCGGCTGCCGATCCCGCCGGAGGACATCGCGGGGTGA